AAAACCGAAATCTGCTATTGAACAGGAAAGATCTGCATTGACAAGAATATTCCGCGTGTTCAAATCTCGATGGGCAATGCATGGCTTGAGATCATCACCTCTTTGAAGTTCGGTGTGAAGATGTGACAGACCCCTGGTGATAGTTTTCGCCATTTTGCAAAATGTTCCAAAACTCATTGTATTGGCTATTAGCCAATCTTGAAGGCAGCCCAAAGGAGCCAAGGAAAGAACTAGGAAATATTCAATTTGATCTTCCATATTTCGACGTTCATCGCAACCTGAAAGAAGAATACACTTTTAGACAGAATTCGGTCAAGAAATCATGGGTTCACTTACCAATATAAGATAAAAGAGATGGTGAGTCCATTAGAGGAAGAGAATAAATGTTCTTCTCGTTGATAAAACATTGTTTGTGCTGGGCTGGGAATATCTTAACAGCAACCGCTTTTTCATTGATCATACCTTTCCAAACGGTACCGTATTTTCCTTGGCCAATTAGCGAACAAACTTTCAGATTGTCAACATTATGCAAATTTGAGCTATATCCTGGTCCCGAAGGAGCAAGTGGTGCTTCTTCAGGGCCAGTTATATTATTCGGCTTTCGACatcgaataaataaaaatccagTCATTAGAAATCCTATAGCAATACAAATGCCTATTAGAAAAATTGGATTCAACATGGAAGCACTTTGAGTATTGCCAAGTTCTTCTGATGTCAATTCTCGTCCAGAGTAAATCACATGAGAAAGCTGAAACAAGTATGAATAAGAagcatttttgtgaaaaagatgGGAAATCTACCTCTAGTGGATAGCTGACAGTCATATTTTGATTGCACATGTCTCCAGAACAGCAACAGTAGTACAAATTCATGGCTCCATTTGTGCGTTTGTGACCAATACTCAAACATTCTTTCTGAACACAAGTAACATTTCTATCGCCACTTTCCTTCCAGCAacctgttaaaaaattttaatcaaaaataaatttcaaaacatttcaTTAAAACTTTTCATCTGAAGGGAACATTTCTGAAGAATTTTTCTTCCAATATTtatcaaatcaaaatatttctttttcgctatgaattatttttctgaaaaaaggTAACATTCCTGTTAAATGCAAGGTTCTTGAAATTAAGCTTGGTTTTTTTAAGGTCTGAAGAGTCTGAAGAACCCAGTGTTTCTAATATCAAGATCAATCTAGAACATTCGAAGCagaaattaagaagaaataGGAAGAAGCGTATCACCAAGCCAAAAGCAATTCGTCTtgatttcaaaaagaaattcattAACGTTCTTCGTAAAGAACATAACAGCCTTGGCTTAACTCGTAATGCCAAATTAATTCTAAATTCTCTAGTCAATGATATTTTCGATCGTTTATCAGAGCAagcaattaattttcaaaaagcttCAAAAAGAAATACTTTAACTCATCGTGATATGGCTTCAGCTTGTTCAGTTTTATTTAGTGGTAATTTGCAAAGTCATGCAAAGACAGCTGGCACTAAAGCTGTTGTCCAATATTTAcgttcatataaaaaataaatgttttgaccTTATTTAAACCTTATTATTTGCTTACCTTGTTTAACTATTTTTGTACCATTTGTATCGAGAAACCAAAGACCAAAGCAAAATTCATAATCTTGAGAGCATTCTACAAAATTACTGGGTGTTCCACTATTAGATCCAATAGATGGTTTTGTTATACTTGTTGATGATATTGCTTCGGGTGAAGAACTTGATACATATTCTGAATAATCATCATCGTCTTGAGAAGAATCATCTTCGGGAAATTGAGCGCATATCCTTGATTTTGGAACTATTCAAGAAAAAATCGGCTTTAGATTCAAAAAAGGTTGAATAGGTTTAAAAAGCTTACCAGCTGATGCATGAGCTATTAGAGCTATGATTGTGAGCAACGTTAAATAATTTGtcgccattttttgttttagagttTATTCgattaattttaactttgaatttCTAAGTTCTATCTGTAAAACACGGTATTGCTCTTTACATCTTCATTATTCTTTGAAGAATATGTTTCGTCCTCATGGTATCTGTAATTTAGAGTAAATATTTAAGGTCTTTCACTATTTAAAATAGGtgtaaaaatataagttttaaggTAGTAGCAGTGGATTCCAGTGCAATATAGAGGCTTAAAAATGACATGATTCCTTAAAACGAtgttcagaaaaagtttttaaaaaaacattgcagaactaaattttaaatttttctaaattttttcccaAGTTCAATagataaaacaattttgtaatgctcaatattttattattatttttacatttttttaagttgacaTCTGTGAAGAAGTCTGCAATATATTTAAAGATAAGTCACAAAAGACTgctaaaaaatgtttcttatttTGCTTATTGAATTTCAGCCATGTTCTCCACAAGAGTATCATAGACTTGTTCTTTAACATTCAGTCCCCACAAAAAGTCAAAATGATTCCATTTCGGGTGTGGAGCAACATAAGTTTGTTTTAAACTTGTTGCAGGCAGTTCCTTTATAAGTCTCTCAGTATCAGCCTCTGTAGCCAAATAATCATTTTGAGCAGAGTACAAATAGATTGGAACATCGATTTTATCAATTGGATAGTGTGGTGGCTTGGCGCTGCTATATTTCACCAAATTACGAGCAATACCATAATCAAATTGACGGAATTTTCCAGAGTTCTTCACCTGCATGAAATGGTAGACTTGATTGACAGACGATCCAGCTGGATTCACAGCAATAACATCAGGTACTTTGTCCTTGAAAACACAATTTGAAGATTAATCATTTGAAAACAGATAGCTTTGTAAAAATACTTACGACATTAAGATTTTCAGTATCAAAGCCTCCAAGAAGGTAGGAAGGACTTGAACAGACTTGAATAACGGGTGATGTTTTTTGACACACTCCCTTACCAAGTAGTTCTAAGAATTTCGTATTTGGTAAAAGTTCCATGCTGCCAGTAAGATAAGGTGAATAGTTTGGTAGTCCCATTAACGTACCCAATTGGAAAAGCGGAGACTTGGAGTGTGATGTGTAAACCAATGGTGCCAAGAAGTGAGCAGACTTGATGCGATGCTTGAAGTCTGGGTTCAATGAGTTCAACACAAGGAATGAAGTGCTTCCTTGGGAGTGGCCAACATAGATGATCTTTTCATGTCCGGTCGTAGTGCGAATTTGGTCGATCATAGCTGGCAAGTCATACATGCCAATTTCATGCCAATCAAAGTTCCAGAAACTCTTCATCAGCGGACTCTTCAGAACGTGTTTTTTAGAATAGACGTTTCCACGAGCATTGCCCAACCAAACATCGTAACCAGCATCGGAGAGAACAAAAGCGAGGGCATTGTGTTCAGGGCCAATTACAACCCAATCAGCGGATGAACTGAGTAGACCGTGCATTAGAAAAACAACTGGGCGTGTATTTGGTGCTTCTTCTCCAGTTGCGTTCTGTTTGGGTGAATAGGGAATTCGGTGAAGGCCCAATTTGTACCCGTCAGATGTCTTAACGGTGAACTTTTCAAAAGGATATCCATATCCTTTAACAATTGATTCCTGTGGTTAAATTTAAGACAACAATATTTATgtgatatttattaaattttatatttttcttaccGTTGTGATGGAACTTTTCCTACCCTCAGGGGCAGATGCAACGAGGGAAACAAGAGTTCCCAAAACAATCCAACTTAGATTCATATTGAATTGTGTTCAATGAATTACTGATGCCAGTAGTCATGGGTTTCTCCCTTTTATAGGAACTTTTTCACCTTTATCTCACGACTGTAAGTAATGATAACCATTTTATGTTCCAAAATCCAAAAAGATATCATTTCCTGGTTGAATTTGAATCTTAAGAAAGTTGCAAAAATCAATTGTGTGTATCTTATCTACTAGACAGTCATAGTgccttatttaataaaaaagttgatcttaattaaaaaatatggttatataatattttcaagctttttttgtaaaaaattacagTTTCACCCTTGATTTTAATATAACATATAGAGAAGATTTTGTCTTAGAAATTTACTTCGTCACAATCAAACggataattatatttaaaaacttatggaaaatccaattgattttgatgaaattttgaacttttttccaGATATTTATCAATTCGTTTGTTATAGTAAAGCCCAaagaaaaacatagaaaaaattaaaaattgtctcCTTTTCAGAATAGTAGGTATATTTTGTCTAGGCTGAGAAAGGTATGCATTTTCCCTAAGATCGAAAAAGTTGGATTACATACAGCACAAACTACGAATTTGCAAAATTGTATAGTTTTGAGAAAACGGCTTCAATATTTTGGAAACTTATGAAAACTCGTGCAACGCACATTCATAGTTAAGGCTGCTAGGTAGCAGACGGAGGATTGAGGTTGACGCAGTTAATAAAAAGACCGATAATAAGTGACGCATTAAAGTAAAAATGTCTAAAATGCAGATttgcggttttggctttgtaccgacgatattttcttcaaaatgttgGGCTGAAATAGAGAAGTGCCAGTAGAACACTTTTGGACGTCTCCGGACCTCCAATCGAAAACACCATAAGactaattaacaaaattttgagacaAAATACAAAGGAAAATTTTTACACGCGCCTTGTAAAAAAGTAGCTCAAGGCAATCAGCTATTTGTGTTgtatttttaaacgattttatcTAACTTTTTTGATCTTAAGGAAAATGCATACCTACCTTTCTAAGCCTAGAAAAAATATACTTAGGTATTCTCAAAAAGCAGACATTcgctatttaatttttctatgttttAATTTGTACTTTACTATTGCACACGAATTAATAAATATCtagaaaaaagttcaaaatttcatcaaaatcaatTGGATTTTCCATCAGTTTTCAAATATAATTATCCGTTTGATTGTGACGAAGTAAATTTCTAAGACAAAATCTTCTCTATATGTTATATTAAAATCAAGGGTGAAACtgtaaatttttacaaaaaaagcttgaaaatattatataaccatattttttaattaagataaacttttttcttaaaaaaggcACTATGACTGTCTAGTAGATAAGATACACACAATTGATTTTTGCAACTTTCTTAAGATTCAAATTCAAGAAGGAAATGATATCTTTTTGGATTTTGGAACATAAAATCGTTATCATTACTAACAGTCGTAAGATAAAGGTGAAAAAGTTCCTATAAAAGGGAGAAACCCCTGACTATTGGCATCAGTCATTCATTGAACACAATTCAATATGAATTTAACTTGGATTGTTTTGGGAACTCTTGTTGCCCTTGTTGCATCTGCCCCTGAGGGTAGAAAAAGTTCCGTGACCACGGTaagacaaatataaaatttaccaAATATCACTTAAATTTCCTTGTCCTTAATTTAACCACAGGAATCAATTGTTAAAGGATATGGATATCCTTTTGAAAAGTTCACCGTTAAGACATCTGACGGGTACAAATTGGGCCTTCACCGAATTCCCTACTCACCCAAATTGAACGCAACAGGAGTAGAAGCACCAGTTGAACGTCCAGTTGTTTTTCTAATGCATGGTCTACTCAGCTCATCCGCTGATTGGGTTGTAATTGGCCCTGAACACAATGCCCTCGCTTTCGTTCTATCCGATGCTGGTTACGATGTTTGGTTGGGCAATGCTCGTGGAAACGTCTATTCTAAAAAACACGTTCTGAAGAGTCCGCTGATGAAGAGTTTCTGGAACTTTGATTGGCATGAAATTGGCATGTATGACTTGCCAGCTATGATCGACCAAATTCGCACTACGACCGGACATGAAAAGATCATCTATGTTGGCCACTCCCAAGGAAGCACTTCATTCCTTGTATTGAACTCATTGAACCCAGACTTCAAGCACCGCATCAAGTCTGCTCACTTCTTGGCACCATTGGTTTACACATCACACTCGAAGTCTCCGCTTTTCCAATTGGGTGGTGTAATGGGACTACCAAACTATTCACCTTATCTTACTGGCAGCATGGAACTTTTACCAAACACCAAATTCTTAGAACTACTTGGTAAGGGAGTGTGTCAAAAAACATCACCCGTTATTCAAGTCTGTTCAAGTCCTTCCTACCTTCTTGGAGGCTTTGATACTGAAAATCTTAATGTCGTAAGTATTTTTACAAAGCTATCTGTTTTCAAATGATTAATCTTCAACTTGTGTTTTCAAGGACAAAGTACCTGATGTTATTGCTGTCAATCCAGCTGGATCGTCTGTCAATCAAGTCTACCATTTCATGCAGGTGAAGAACTCTGGAAAATTCCGTCAATTTGATTATGGTATTGCTCGTAATTTGGTGAAATATAGCAGCGCCAAGCCACCACACTATCCACTTGATAAAATCGATGTTCCAATCTATTTGTACTCTGCTCAAAATGATTATTTGGCTACAGAAGCTGATACCGAGAGACTTATTAAGGAACTGCCTGCAACAAGTTTAAAACAAACTTATGTAGCTCCACACCCGAAATGGAATCATTTTGACTTTTTGTGGGGACTGAATGTTAAAGAACAAGTCTATGATACTCTTGTAGAGAACATGGCTGAAATTCAATAAGAAGCGATGGCGTTgtgttgaaatttatttttctagcggttttgtaacttttttttttcaaatatgttgCAAATTTCTGCATGGatgtaaaccaaaaataaattttaaagtaataataaaataataaagaaattttattgaGCACAACAAAAAAGGTCTTTCTTTTGTGTCTTCAATGTTTACTGGACTACTTCCTACTCAGATAACATCCTCAAAATGTTT
This DNA window, taken from Episyrphus balteatus chromosome 2, idEpiBalt1.1, whole genome shotgun sequence, encodes the following:
- the LOC129908568 gene encoding late histone H2B.L4-like: MNYFSEKRSEESEEPSVSNIKINLEHSKQKLRRNRKKRITKPKAIRLDFKKKFINVLRKEHNSLGLTRNAKLILNSLVNDIFDRLSEQAINFQKASKRNTLTHRDMASACSVLFSGNLQSHAKTAGTKAVVQYLRSYKK
- the LOC129908566 gene encoding lipase 3-like; translated protein: MNLSWIVLGTLVSLVASAPEGRKSSITTESIVKGYGYPFEKFTVKTSDGYKLGLHRIPYSPKQNATGEEAPNTRPVVFLMHGLLSSSADWVVIGPEHNALAFVLSDAGYDVWLGNARGNVYSKKHVLKSPLMKSFWNFDWHEIGMYDLPAMIDQIRTTTGHEKIIYVGHSQGSTSFLVLNSLNPDFKHRIKSAHFLAPLVYTSHSKSPLFQLGTLMGLPNYSPYLTGSMELLPNTKFLELLGKGVCQKTSPVIQVCSSPSYLLGGFDTENLNVDKVPDVIAVNPAGSSVNQVYHFMQVKNSGKFRQFDYGIARNLVKYSSAKPPHYPIDKIDVPIYLYSAQNDYLATEADTERLIKELPATSLKQTYVAPHPKWNHFDFLWGLNVKEQVYDTLVENMAEIQ
- the LOC129909367 gene encoding lipase 3-like, coding for MNLTWIVLGTLVALVASAPEGRKSSVTTESIVKGYGYPFEKFTVKTSDGYKLGLHRIPYSPKLNATGVEAPVERPVVFLMHGLLSSSADWVVIGPEHNALAFVLSDAGYDVWLGNARGNVYSKKHVLKSPLMKSFWNFDWHEIGMYDLPAMIDQIRTTTGHEKIIYVGHSQGSTSFLVLNSLNPDFKHRIKSAHFLAPLVYTSHSKSPLFQLGGVMGLPNYSPYLTGSMELLPNTKFLELLGKGVCQKTSPVIQVCSSPSYLLGGFDTENLNVDKVPDVIAVNPAGSSVNQVYHFMQVKNSGKFRQFDYGIARNLVKYSSAKPPHYPLDKIDVPIYLYSAQNDYLATEADTERLIKELPATSLKQTYVAPHPKWNHFDFLWGLNVKEQVYDTLVENMAEIQ